The Coregonus clupeaformis isolate EN_2021a chromosome 6, ASM2061545v1, whole genome shotgun sequence genome has a segment encoding these proteins:
- the LOC121567765 gene encoding 2-hydroxyacyl-CoA lyase 2 has product MEIATALGCSVGFAIGGLVFVAYKLGLLYQLFHKTETQSPRHGGESVAEVLRAHGVKFVFTLVGGHISPILVACEKLGIRIVDTRHEATAVFAADAVARLSGTVGVAAVTAGPGLTNTVTAVKNAQMAESPLLLLGGAAGTLLQGRGALQDIDQMSLFKPLCKFCASVRSVREIAPTVRKALAIAQSGTPGPVFIEFPIDTLYPFHLVSKEFGVKNPPKGIMGKVVTWYLHNHLNNLFAGAWETRDVSPLPVHIPQATDDQVQKCIELVSRAKKPVILLGSQATLPPTPADDIRAALESLGIPCFLGGMSRGMLGRNSPLHIRQNRRDALKDSDLVLLAGTVCDFRLSYGRVLNRRSKIIAVNRDKTQLLKNSDMFWKPTVAIQGDAGSFLLRLSDGLKGHKCPEDWPQSLKAGDVTKEKANRGKADEKTDRHLNPLSVLHRVDELMADDSIIVADGGDFVGSAAYIMRPRGPLRWLDPGAFGTLGVGGGFALGAKLCRPESEVWIIYGDGSLGYSVAEFDTFTRHKTPVIALVGNDACWSQISREQVPILGSNVACGLAFTDYHIVADGYGGKGTLIGREDEDKLDDIIKEAQKETREGRATLLNVLIGKTNFREGSISV; this is encoded by the exons ATGGAGATTGCCACCGCGCTAGGGTGTTCTGTTGGTTTTGCCATCGGAGGACTAGTATTTGTAGCGTATAAACTTGGCTTACTTTATCAGTTGTTTCATAAG ACTGAGACCCAGAGCCCTCGCCATGGTGGGGAGAGTGTGGCAGAGGTTCTGCGTGCCCATGGGGTTAAGTTTGTCTTTACCCTGGTGGGGGGGCACATCTCACCCATCTTGGTGGCCTGCGAGAAGCTGGGCATCCGCATCGTGGACACCAGGCACGAAGCTACTGCCGTTTTTGCAGCTGACGCAGTAGCCAGGCTCTCTG GCACTGTAGGTGTAGCTGCAGTGACTGCTGGCCCAGGCCTGACTAACACAGTCACAGCAGTGAAGAACGCTCAGATGGCCGAGTCTCCACTGCTTCTCTTGGGGGGAGCTGCTGGAACACTACTTCAG GGTAGAGGAGCGCTGCAGGACATTGACCAGATGTCCCTGTTCAAGCCGCTGTGTAAGTTCTGCGCCTCGGTGAGGAGTGTGAGGGAGATCGCCCCCACGGTGAGGAAGGCCCTGGCCATCGCCCAGTCTGGAACTCCAGGCCCTGTGTTCATAGAGTTCCCCATCGACACACTCTACCCCTTCCACCTAGTGTCCAAAGAGTTCGGAGTGAAAAACCCTCCCAAGGGAATAATGGGGAAAGTTGTCACTTG GTACCTCCACAATCACCTAAATAACTTGTTTGCTGGAGCCTGGGAAACCAGAGACGTGTCCCCTCTCCCAGTGCACATCCCTCAGGCCACAGACGATCAG GTACAAAAGTGTATAGAGCTGGTTAGCAGAGCCAAGAAGCCTGTAATCCTACTGGGGAGCCAGGCAACACTACCTCCAACACCTGCAGACGACATCAG GGCGGCCCTGGAGTCCCTGGGTATCCCCTGCTTCCTGGGTGGAATGTCCCGTGGCATGCTGGGTAGGAACAGTCCCTTGCACATCAGACAGAACAGGAGGGACgccctaaaggactcagaccttGTGCTGCTAGCAG GAACTGTATGTGACTTCCGATTAAGCTATGGCAGAGTGCTGAACAGGCGCAGCAAGATCATTGCTGTCAACAGAGACAAGACTCAACTTCTGAAGAACTCTGACATGTTTTGGAAGCCCACTGTGGCCATTCAGG gAGATGCAGGCTCCTTCCTACTCCGCCTCTCCGATGGCCTCAAGGGCCACAAATGTCCTGAGGATTGGCCACAGAGTCTCAAAGCAGGAGATGTCACCAAAGAGAAGGCTAATCG GGGGAAGGCTGATGAGAAGACGGACCGCCACCTGAACCCCCTGAGTGTCCTGCACCGTGTGGATGAGCTGATGGCTGACGACAGCATCATAGTGGCGGATGGGGGCGACTTTGTGGGCAGTGCTGCTTACATCATGAGACCAAGGGGCCCACTCCGCTGGCTGGATCCAG GAGCATTTGGAACCCTTGGTGTTGGAGGAGGGTTTGCTCTGGGAGCCAAGCTGTGTCGACCTGAGTCAGAG GTGTGGATCATCTATGGTGATGGATCCCTGGGATACAGTGTTGCAGAATTTGACACCTTTACCAGACACAAG acacCAGTAATTGCTCTGGTGGGGAACGATGCCTGTTGGAGCCAGATCTCCAGGGAGCAGGTTCCCATCCTGGGCAGCAACGTGGCCTGTGGCCTGGCCTTCACAG ATTACCACATAGTTGCAGACGGTTACGGCGGCAAGGGCACCCTCATTGGTCGCGAGGACGAGGACAAGCTGGATGACATCATAAAAGAGGCACAGAAGGAGACCCGAGAGGGGAGAGCCACACTACTCAATGTTCTCATAGGGAAGACCAACTTCAGAGAGGGCTCCATCTCTGTGTAG